One Cinclus cinclus chromosome 24, bCinCin1.1, whole genome shotgun sequence genomic window carries:
- the LOC134053431 gene encoding LOW QUALITY PROTEIN: feather keratin Cos1-2-like (The sequence of the model RefSeq protein was modified relative to this genomic sequence to represent the inferred CDS: substituted 2 bases at 2 genomic stop codons) yields the protein MTSTEEPQGLGQCRTAIKGTPSSCALIHFSHLLLLRNQVHLXPXAMSCCQPCNPCCQPCGPCPLANSCNECCVRQCQDSHVAIQPSPVVVTLPGPILSTFPQNTAVGSSTSAAVGNILSCGGVPISSGGFDLSCITNCYGGNRCRPC from the exons ATGACTTCGACTGAGGAGCCTCAGggcctggggcagtgcaggactGCTATAAAAGGCACACCAAGTTCTTGTGCTCTCATCCACTTCTCTcacctccttctcctcaggAATCAG GTGCACCTGTGACCGTGAGCcatgtcctgctgccagccctgcaacccttgctgccagccctgcggcccctgcccgctggccaacagctgcaatgagtgctgtgtcaggcagtgccaggactccCATGTGGCCATCCAGCCCTCGCCTGTGgtggtgaccctgcctggccccatcctCAGCACCTTCCCACAGAACACTGCCGTGGGAtcctccacctctgctgctgttggcaACATCCTCAGCTGTGGGGGAGTGCCCATCAGCTCCGGGGGCTTTGACCTCTCCTGCATCACCAACTGCTATGGTGGCAACAGATGTCGTCCCTGTTAA